The following are encoded together in the Kribbella voronezhensis genome:
- a CDS encoding DUF5302 domain-containing protein, whose amino-acid sequence MSDKPSEPAQDDLQKKFREALAKKNAHHEAHPGTGPRHEGVGEAHNDKQKRQFRRKSGS is encoded by the coding sequence ATGAGCGACAAGCCCAGCGAGCCGGCGCAGGACGATCTGCAGAAGAAGTTCCGCGAAGCACTTGCCAAGAAGAACGCCCACCACGAGGCGCACCCGGGAACCGGGCCGCGGCACGAGGGCGTCGGCGAGGCGCACAACGACAAGCAGAAGCGCCAGTTCCGGCGCAAGTCCGGCAGCTGA
- a CDS encoding class I SAM-dependent methyltransferase, with protein MVDALFGDGRLVGVYDALDPDRGDLEAYVGMVGEFGARSVLDVGCGTGELARLLVEAGVEVVGVDPALASLEVARGKVGAEKVRWIHGDATGLPPLQVELAVMTGNVAQVFLSDEEWMATLYGVRAALVPGGRFVFETRDPARRAWLEWNREATYKRIHVPGVGGVENWTDLLDVKEPFVTFRSTYVFESDGARMTSESTLRFRTRAEVEESLSEAGFAVADVRDAPDRPGKEFVFVAEGGAARVPGQGNVAHPAP; from the coding sequence ATGGTTGATGCGTTGTTCGGGGATGGGCGGTTGGTGGGGGTTTATGACGCGTTGGATCCGGATCGGGGGGATCTGGAGGCGTATGTGGGGATGGTGGGGGAGTTCGGGGCGCGGTCGGTGCTGGATGTGGGGTGTGGGACGGGGGAGTTGGCGAGGCTGCTGGTAGAGGCTGGGGTTGAGGTGGTGGGGGTGGATCCGGCCTTGGCGTCGTTGGAGGTGGCGCGGGGGAAGGTGGGGGCGGAGAAGGTTCGGTGGATTCATGGGGATGCGACCGGGTTGCCGCCGTTGCAGGTGGAGTTGGCGGTGATGACTGGCAACGTGGCGCAGGTGTTTCTCAGCGATGAGGAGTGGATGGCGACGCTGTACGGCGTACGGGCGGCGCTGGTGCCAGGTGGGCGGTTCGTCTTTGAGACCAGGGATCCGGCGCGGCGGGCGTGGTTGGAGTGGAATCGCGAGGCGACGTACAAGCGCATCCACGTGCCCGGTGTCGGCGGGGTGGAGAACTGGACCGACTTGCTGGACGTGAAGGAGCCCTTCGTCACGTTCCGGTCGACGTACGTGTTCGAGTCGGACGGAGCGCGGATGACGTCGGAGTCGACGCTGCGGTTCCGGACTCGTGCCGAGGTCGAGGAGTCGCTGAGCGAAGCCGGGTTCGCGGTTGCCGACGTACGGGATGCACCCGATCGCCCGGGCAAGGAGTTCGTCTTTGTGGCTGAGGGTGGTGCGGCCAGGGTGCCGGGGCAGGGGAATGTGGCTCACCCGGCACCCTGA
- a CDS encoding class I SAM-dependent methyltransferase, with the protein MTTVEQQIDGDKLMAFVFRAVDEVGATLNAGLVVMGDKLGYYRALAGAGPLTPAELAERTRTSEHYTREWLNAQAAGGFVEYDDGRYVLPAEHAIALTDESSPAFLPGFFQIALGTVHNTTQTIEAARSGAGIGWHEHDTDVHNGCERFFRPGYNANLLTGWLPALTDVVGKLERGAKVADIGCGHGASTILMAKAFPRSTFVGADYHSGSIEVARQRAAEAGADITFEVAPATAFSGAGYDLVTTFDALHDMGDPVGAARRVRESLTEDGTWMVVEPMAGDRVEDNLNPVGRAYYGFSTLLCTPASLSQDVGLALGTQAGPARIRDVITAAGFTRFRVAAETPFNLVYEVRP; encoded by the coding sequence ATGACCACGGTCGAACAGCAGATCGACGGCGACAAGCTGATGGCGTTCGTGTTCCGCGCGGTGGACGAGGTGGGGGCGACGCTGAACGCGGGCCTGGTGGTGATGGGCGACAAGCTCGGTTACTACCGCGCACTCGCCGGCGCCGGCCCACTGACGCCGGCGGAGCTCGCCGAGCGCACCCGGACCAGCGAGCACTACACCCGCGAGTGGCTGAACGCGCAGGCCGCGGGCGGCTTCGTCGAGTACGACGACGGCCGGTACGTCCTGCCGGCCGAACATGCGATCGCACTCACCGACGAGAGCAGCCCGGCGTTCCTGCCCGGCTTCTTCCAGATCGCGCTCGGCACCGTCCACAACACCACGCAGACGATCGAGGCCGCCCGCAGCGGTGCCGGCATCGGCTGGCACGAGCACGACACCGATGTCCACAACGGCTGCGAGCGCTTCTTCCGGCCCGGTTACAACGCGAACCTGCTGACCGGCTGGCTACCGGCCCTCACCGACGTGGTCGGCAAACTGGAGCGCGGCGCCAAGGTGGCAGACATCGGCTGCGGCCACGGTGCCTCGACGATCCTGATGGCGAAGGCGTTTCCCCGGTCGACGTTCGTCGGGGCCGACTACCACTCGGGATCGATCGAGGTCGCCCGGCAGCGCGCCGCCGAAGCCGGTGCCGACATCACGTTCGAGGTGGCGCCCGCGACGGCGTTCAGCGGAGCGGGGTACGACCTGGTGACGACGTTCGACGCCCTGCACGACATGGGTGACCCGGTCGGCGCCGCTCGCCGGGTCCGTGAGTCGCTCACCGAGGACGGCACCTGGATGGTCGTCGAACCGATGGCCGGCGACCGCGTCGAGGACAACCTGAACCCGGTCGGACGCGCGTACTACGGCTTCTCCACACTGCTCTGTACGCCGGCTTCGCTGTCGCAGGACGTCGGCCTGGCACTCGGTACTCAGGCCGGGCCGGCCAGGATCCGCGACGTCATCACGGCCGCCGGTTTCACCCGGTTCCGGGTCGCCGCGGAGACGCCGTTCAACCTGGTGTACGAAGTCCGCCCCTGA
- the ychF gene encoding redox-regulated ATPase YchF, translating into MALTIGIVGLPNAGKSTLFNALTKNNVLAANYPFATIEPNVGVVGVPDARLGKLAEIFGSAKILPATVQFVDIAGIVRGASEGEGLGNKFLSHIRESDAICQVTRVFRDDDVTHVDGKVSPADDISTIQTELILADLQTVEKAIPRLEKEARLKKESVAVLEAVREAQKHLEAGTPISATNVDRAAIRELMLMTAKPYLFVFNCDADELADESLKQQMRDLVAPAEAIFLDAKFEAELVELGDEDEAREMLTEMGVEEPGLDTLARVGFETLGLQTYLTAGPKESRAWTIKKGATAPEAAGVIHTDFQRGFIKAEIVSFDDLVAAGSMTAAKSAGKVRIEGKDYIMSDGDVVEFRFNV; encoded by the coding sequence GTGGCACTCACCATCGGAATCGTCGGGCTCCCCAACGCGGGCAAGTCCACACTCTTCAACGCGCTGACCAAGAACAACGTGCTCGCGGCGAACTACCCGTTCGCCACGATCGAGCCCAACGTCGGTGTGGTCGGCGTGCCGGACGCGCGACTCGGCAAGCTCGCCGAGATCTTCGGCTCGGCCAAGATCCTGCCGGCCACGGTGCAGTTCGTCGACATCGCCGGCATCGTCCGTGGCGCGTCCGAGGGGGAGGGGCTGGGTAACAAGTTCCTCAGCCACATCCGCGAGTCCGACGCGATCTGCCAGGTCACCCGGGTGTTCCGCGACGACGACGTCACCCACGTCGACGGCAAGGTCTCGCCGGCCGACGACATCTCCACCATCCAGACCGAGCTGATCCTTGCCGACCTGCAGACCGTCGAGAAGGCGATCCCGCGGCTGGAGAAGGAAGCGCGGCTGAAGAAGGAGAGCGTCGCCGTACTGGAGGCGGTCCGGGAGGCGCAGAAGCACCTGGAGGCCGGTACGCCGATCAGCGCCACCAACGTCGATCGGGCGGCGATCCGCGAACTGATGCTGATGACGGCCAAGCCTTACCTGTTCGTCTTCAACTGCGACGCCGACGAACTCGCCGACGAGTCGTTGAAGCAGCAGATGCGCGACCTGGTGGCGCCGGCCGAGGCGATCTTCCTGGACGCCAAGTTCGAGGCCGAACTGGTCGAACTCGGCGACGAAGACGAGGCCCGCGAGATGCTCACCGAGATGGGCGTCGAGGAGCCCGGCCTGGACACCCTCGCCCGCGTCGGCTTCGAAACCCTCGGCTTGCAGACGTACCTGACCGCCGGCCCGAAGGAATCCCGCGCCTGGACCATCAAGAAGGGCGCCACCGCCCCCGAAGCCGCCGGTGTCATCCACACCGACTTCCAACGCGGCTTCATCAAAGCCGAAATCGTCTCCTTCGACGACCTGGTCGCCGCCGGCTCCATGACCGCCGCCAAGTCGGCCGGCAAGGTCCGCATCGAAGGCAAGGACTACATCATGTCCGACGGCGACGTCGTGGAGTTCCGCTTCAACGTCTGA
- a CDS encoding SRPBCC family protein produces the protein MSTDVRIERVLPATIGRVYDAWSRPELLTRWYCPNPSHELQVEADVRIGGEYVVTMGPYVVRGTYLEVDPPRLLAFTWKWDDAGDDVSQVRVELSEVDGGTHLVLSHTALAGADDAAGHLQGWELQLTRLTDLLTAEALT, from the coding sequence ATGAGCACTGACGTCCGGATCGAAAGGGTGCTTCCGGCAACGATCGGCCGGGTGTACGACGCGTGGTCGCGCCCCGAACTGCTGACCCGCTGGTACTGCCCGAACCCGAGCCACGAGCTGCAGGTCGAGGCCGACGTACGCATCGGCGGCGAGTACGTCGTGACCATGGGCCCGTATGTTGTCCGGGGCACCTACCTCGAGGTCGATCCGCCCCGCCTGCTCGCCTTCACCTGGAAATGGGACGACGCCGGCGACGACGTCTCCCAGGTCCGCGTCGAACTCTCCGAGGTCGACGGCGGCACCCACCTCGTGCTCAGTCACACCGCGCTGGCCGGCGCCGACGACGCCGCCGGTCACCTGCAGGGCTGGGAACTCCAGCTGACCCGGCTCACCGACCTCCTGACCGCCGAAGCCCTCACCTGA
- a CDS encoding ArsR/SmtB family transcription factor yields MLATTFAALGDGTRLAVVTRLSRGEATMGELAAPHQVSLPAMTKHVGVLVDAGLVSRRKVGRTVVCALRPEAFAEVQTWLGDLTAYWNTTIDRLEDLLRGSDDEH; encoded by the coding sequence GTGTTGGCGACGACGTTTGCGGCTCTCGGGGACGGCACGCGGCTGGCCGTGGTGACTCGGCTGAGCCGGGGCGAGGCGACGATGGGTGAACTCGCCGCGCCTCATCAGGTGAGCCTGCCTGCCATGACGAAGCACGTCGGGGTGCTGGTGGACGCCGGGCTGGTGAGCCGCCGGAAAGTCGGGCGGACGGTGGTCTGTGCGCTGCGCCCCGAGGCGTTCGCCGAAGTACAGACGTGGCTGGGCGACCTCACGGCGTACTGGAACACGACCATCGACCGGCTGGAAGACCTGTTGCGAGGGAGCGATGATGAGCACTGA
- a CDS encoding helix-turn-helix transcriptional regulator produces the protein MLIGRETERRVIERLVAGARVGTSGVLLITGEPGIGKSALMAEAVTLADGLRVLRARGTEAEREIPFGGLLQLLRPALGELEQIPAPQREALAAALALSPGAAADRFAVGAATLSLICRYAEAAPVAILVDDAHLLDRPSAEALLFAARRLLADPIVLLVAARAGEPHPLADADLPRLELTGIDLPAAQRIVAGLPVDLVAQLHRRVAGNPLALLELANDPEQLHRLPPGRPIPVPALLADAFAARASRLGPAARTALLVASVEDGDLGVIARACGELGVDVAALGEAEQAALVVIGDGRVEFRHPLVRSAIYASAEPAQRRTVHQAVAAILGPAEADRRAWHLSETVLGESDEVAAALHLAGDHATERGAHAVAATAFERAARLTEHSQERAARLVAAGQAAWFAGMPDRGDSLLGEALAFEPPPAVTTWAHELRADIAVKCGSPARARDILLAAASETNDPDTAVGLLSDAVNACFRLGDAAGALRAAEELDRLLEATDRPGVRILGLLASGSAKILAGRPGTEQIREAIRLEPSAELDRDRRRQIWMTLAPLFLREAGTGRALLEEAMRERRDQVAVGTLPALLMHLARDEATTDRWADAAAAYDEGIRLSRETGQTTELAICLAGQAWLAAHRGQAEDCRALATEAIGICTERQIHIGRAWALFALGDLELGQGNPAGALPSYERLAEVLDSLGLLDPDLSPAPELVEVYLRLGRTEDAVATAREFAVRAEGKGQPWALGRSARARGLIEEDERFFEEALGWHQRTLDVFETARTRLAYGGWLRRARRRVDARTQLRLAVSDFDRLGAPGWADLAAAELKATGETARRREPSTADQLTPQERQIAMLLVDGESIRSAAARLFLSPKTVEYHLRKVYAKLGIHSRTELARQLGPENP, from the coding sequence ATGCTGATCGGGCGGGAGACCGAACGGCGGGTGATCGAGCGGTTGGTCGCGGGGGCGCGGGTCGGCACCAGTGGAGTGCTGCTGATCACCGGGGAGCCGGGGATCGGGAAGTCGGCGTTGATGGCCGAGGCGGTGACGCTCGCCGACGGGCTGCGCGTGCTCCGGGCCCGGGGAACCGAGGCCGAACGCGAGATCCCGTTCGGCGGCCTGCTGCAGTTGCTCCGCCCGGCGCTCGGCGAACTCGAGCAGATCCCCGCACCGCAACGGGAAGCGCTGGCCGCCGCCCTCGCACTCAGTCCCGGCGCCGCGGCCGACCGGTTCGCGGTCGGCGCCGCCACCTTGAGCCTGATCTGCCGGTACGCCGAAGCCGCGCCGGTCGCGATCCTCGTCGACGACGCGCACCTGCTCGACCGGCCGTCCGCCGAGGCGCTCCTGTTCGCCGCCCGCCGGTTGCTCGCGGACCCGATCGTCCTGCTCGTCGCCGCGCGAGCCGGCGAACCTCATCCGCTGGCCGACGCGGACCTGCCCAGGTTGGAACTCACCGGCATCGATCTCCCAGCCGCTCAGCGGATCGTTGCGGGACTGCCGGTCGATCTCGTGGCCCAGTTGCATCGTCGCGTCGCCGGCAACCCCCTGGCGTTGCTGGAACTGGCGAACGATCCGGAACAGTTGCATCGGCTGCCACCCGGCCGGCCGATTCCGGTCCCGGCCTTGCTGGCGGACGCCTTTGCTGCAAGGGCATCCCGGCTCGGTCCCGCTGCCCGTACGGCGTTGCTCGTGGCCTCCGTGGAGGACGGCGACCTGGGCGTGATCGCGAGGGCCTGTGGCGAGCTCGGTGTCGACGTGGCCGCATTGGGGGAGGCGGAGCAGGCAGCTCTCGTGGTGATCGGAGACGGCCGGGTGGAGTTCCGGCATCCCCTGGTCAGGTCGGCGATCTATGCGAGCGCGGAGCCGGCGCAACGGCGTACGGTGCATCAGGCGGTGGCCGCGATCTTGGGGCCGGCCGAAGCCGATCGGCGCGCCTGGCATCTCTCGGAGACCGTGCTCGGCGAGAGCGACGAGGTCGCCGCGGCACTCCACCTCGCGGGCGATCATGCAACCGAGCGCGGTGCCCACGCGGTCGCCGCGACCGCCTTCGAACGCGCGGCCAGACTGACCGAACATTCCCAGGAGCGCGCGGCCAGACTGGTCGCTGCCGGTCAGGCGGCCTGGTTCGCGGGGATGCCGGACCGCGGTGACAGCCTGCTCGGTGAGGCACTGGCCTTCGAGCCGCCGCCAGCGGTCACGACCTGGGCGCACGAGTTGCGCGCCGACATCGCGGTGAAGTGCGGATCGCCTGCCCGGGCGCGCGACATCCTGCTGGCGGCGGCGAGCGAGACGAACGATCCGGACACCGCCGTGGGCCTGCTCAGCGATGCGGTCAACGCCTGCTTCCGGCTGGGCGACGCGGCCGGCGCGTTGCGGGCCGCCGAAGAACTCGATCGGTTGCTGGAGGCAACCGATCGGCCCGGAGTGCGGATCCTTGGTCTGCTGGCCAGCGGCAGCGCCAAGATCCTGGCCGGCCGGCCCGGGACCGAGCAGATCCGGGAAGCCATCCGGCTGGAACCGTCCGCCGAGCTGGATCGTGACCGGCGCCGGCAGATCTGGATGACGCTCGCGCCGCTGTTTCTTCGCGAAGCGGGCACGGGCCGGGCGCTGCTCGAGGAGGCGATGCGCGAGCGGCGGGACCAGGTCGCGGTCGGGACGCTGCCCGCCCTGCTGATGCACCTCGCCCGCGACGAGGCGACGACCGACCGCTGGGCGGACGCGGCCGCGGCGTACGACGAGGGGATCCGGCTGTCCCGCGAGACCGGGCAGACCACCGAGTTGGCGATCTGCCTGGCCGGGCAGGCGTGGCTGGCCGCGCACCGGGGCCAGGCCGAGGACTGCCGCGCACTGGCGACCGAGGCGATCGGGATCTGCACCGAACGGCAGATCCACATCGGCCGGGCCTGGGCGTTGTTCGCGCTGGGGGACCTCGAGCTCGGCCAGGGGAATCCGGCCGGCGCGCTCCCGTCGTACGAGCGACTGGCGGAAGTCCTAGATTCGCTGGGGTTGCTGGATCCCGACCTGTCGCCCGCGCCGGAGCTCGTCGAGGTCTATCTGCGGCTCGGCCGGACGGAGGATGCGGTCGCCACCGCGCGCGAGTTCGCCGTACGGGCTGAGGGCAAGGGGCAGCCGTGGGCGCTGGGCCGGTCGGCGCGGGCTCGTGGTCTGATCGAGGAGGACGAGCGGTTCTTCGAAGAGGCGCTCGGCTGGCATCAGCGGACGCTCGACGTGTTCGAGACGGCGCGGACCAGACTCGCGTACGGCGGTTGGCTCCGGCGGGCCCGGCGGCGAGTGGATGCACGGACCCAACTCCGGCTGGCGGTCAGCGACTTCGACCGACTGGGCGCGCCGGGCTGGGCCGATCTGGCCGCGGCCGAACTGAAGGCGACCGGCGAGACCGCCCGGCGCCGCGAGCCGTCGACCGCGGATCAGCTCACCCCGCAGGAACGCCAGATCGCGATGCTGCTGGTGGACGGCGAGAGCATCCGGTCCGCGGCGGCGCGGCTGTTCCTCAGCCCGAAGACGGTCGAGTACCACCTGCGCAAGGTCTACGCGAAACTCGGCATCCACTCGCGCACGGAATTGGCCAGGCAGCTCGGCCCCGAGAATCCGTAG
- a CDS encoding alpha/beta fold hydrolase, with amino-acid sequence MTSKPQRPARPADQVGSVERDGVTIAYRVYNSTAVGPTVMFLPTWSIVPSRIWKAQVPYLAKHFRVVTFDGRGSGRSSAPAGASAYADSEFVADTLAVLAATGTGTCVLVSLSRGVPWALQVAHELPDQVLGVVCIGSAAGLVPAQEERIRWSWNERHDTTDGWAKYNKHYWTEGGYDDFLRFFFAQMFPEPHSSKQLEDAVGWGHEISPERLVDTEAARQDRVPGVPSLSCPVLVVHGSDDKIRPLAEGIALADQTNGSLVTVEGGGHAPNARDPVLVNRLLKDFVSGVTPPQPVRRTWVRALNRPKRVLYLSSPIGLGHARRDLAIARELRVRNPGLEIDWLAQHPVTRVLADAGETVHPASAYLLNESSHIEFEADEHDLHAFQAIRRMDEILVANFLTFTDVVDDRHYDLVIGDEAWDVDYFLHENPELKKYAYAWLTDFVGWLPLPDGGPAEAALTADYNAEMLEQRARFRRLRDRSIFIGDPDDIVADTFGPGLPSIRSWTSQNFDFTGYITGFDPSETADRPALRARLGYPPDAKLCLVTVGGSGVGTALLQRVLDAIPLARHTIPDLQFIVVTGPRIAPSTLPSMPGATIHGYLPNLHHHLAAADVAITQGGLTTCMELTAARVPFIYVPLQHHFEQTFHVPARLNRHNAGHLLPYSACTPTTLAETLAKLLITDVDYLPVPTTATQTAAALLTDLL; translated from the coding sequence ATGACTTCGAAACCGCAACGCCCAGCGCGCCCGGCCGACCAGGTGGGGTCGGTCGAGCGCGACGGGGTGACGATCGCCTACCGGGTGTACAACTCCACGGCCGTTGGACCGACGGTGATGTTCCTGCCGACCTGGTCGATCGTGCCGTCGCGGATCTGGAAGGCGCAGGTGCCCTACCTGGCCAAGCATTTCCGGGTGGTCACGTTCGACGGCCGCGGCTCTGGCCGGTCGAGCGCACCTGCAGGCGCATCGGCGTACGCGGACAGCGAGTTCGTCGCGGACACCCTCGCCGTACTGGCCGCCACGGGAACCGGCACCTGCGTTCTGGTGTCGTTGTCCCGCGGCGTGCCCTGGGCGTTGCAGGTCGCCCACGAGCTGCCCGATCAGGTGCTCGGGGTCGTGTGCATCGGGTCGGCCGCCGGGCTGGTGCCGGCGCAGGAGGAACGCATCCGCTGGTCGTGGAACGAACGGCACGACACGACCGACGGGTGGGCGAAGTACAACAAGCACTACTGGACAGAGGGCGGGTACGACGACTTCCTGCGCTTCTTCTTCGCGCAGATGTTCCCGGAACCTCACTCCAGCAAGCAGCTCGAGGACGCCGTCGGCTGGGGGCACGAGATCAGCCCCGAGCGGCTGGTCGACACCGAGGCCGCCCGCCAGGACCGCGTCCCCGGCGTACCGTCCTTGTCCTGTCCGGTCCTGGTGGTGCACGGCTCGGACGACAAGATCCGCCCCTTGGCCGAAGGAATCGCGCTGGCCGATCAGACGAATGGTTCGCTGGTCACCGTCGAAGGCGGCGGACACGCCCCGAACGCGCGCGACCCCGTCCTGGTGAACCGCCTGCTCAAGGACTTCGTCTCCGGCGTCACACCACCGCAACCGGTACGGCGTACCTGGGTGCGGGCCTTGAATCGCCCGAAGCGGGTGCTCTACCTGTCCTCCCCGATCGGCCTCGGCCATGCCCGCCGGGATCTCGCGATCGCCCGCGAACTGCGGGTGCGGAATCCCGGACTCGAGATCGACTGGCTCGCCCAGCACCCGGTCACGCGAGTCCTGGCGGATGCGGGCGAGACGGTGCACCCCGCGTCGGCGTACCTGCTGAACGAGTCCAGCCACATCGAGTTCGAGGCCGACGAGCACGACCTGCACGCGTTCCAGGCGATCCGGCGGATGGACGAGATCCTGGTCGCGAACTTCCTCACCTTCACCGACGTGGTCGACGACCGGCACTACGACCTGGTGATCGGCGACGAGGCCTGGGACGTCGACTACTTCCTGCACGAGAACCCGGAGCTGAAGAAGTACGCCTATGCGTGGCTGACCGACTTCGTCGGCTGGCTCCCGCTCCCGGACGGCGGACCGGCGGAGGCGGCGCTGACCGCGGACTACAACGCGGAGATGCTCGAGCAACGGGCCCGCTTCCGCCGGCTCCGCGACCGCTCGATCTTCATCGGCGACCCGGACGACATCGTCGCGGACACCTTCGGTCCGGGCCTGCCGTCGATCCGGTCCTGGACGTCGCAGAACTTCGACTTCACCGGCTACATCACGGGCTTCGATCCTTCGGAGACCGCCGATCGCCCGGCGCTCCGAGCCCGTCTCGGCTACCCGCCCGACGCCAAGCTCTGTCTGGTGACGGTTGGTGGCTCGGGCGTCGGAACCGCCTTGCTGCAAAGGGTTCTCGACGCCATCCCGCTCGCCCGCCACACCATCCCCGACCTGCAGTTCATCGTCGTCACCGGACCCCGCATCGCCCCGTCGACCCTGCCCTCGATGCCGGGGGCAACCATCCACGGCTATCTCCCGAACCTTCACCATCACCTGGCCGCCGCGGACGTCGCGATCACCCAGGGCGGCCTCACCACCTGCATGGAACTCACCGCCGCCCGGGTCCCCTTCATTTATGTCCCGCTCCAGCACCACTTCGAGCAGACGTTCCACGTCCCGGCCCGGCTGAACCGCCACAACGCCGGCCACCTCCTGCCCTACTCGGCCTGCACTCCCACCACCCTCGCCGAAACCCTCGCGAAACTCCTGATCACCGACGTCGACTACCTCCCCGTCCCCACCACCGCCACCCAAACCGCCGCCGCCCTCCTCACCGACCTGCTCTGA
- a CDS encoding LysE family translocator — MTDMLVSSEALAGIALVELGLVIVPGPNMIYLVSRSVTQGRRAGLTSLAGVGVGFLAYLLAATAGLATLFALVPEIYLTLKLAGAAYLLWLAWNALRPGGSSAFTPEALTPDRPRKLFGMGLLTCLLNPKIAILYISLLPQFVDPSRGHIGTQSLLLGLTQLAVGVVMNAVFVITAGSVATFFTRKPLWSRIHRYLTGTALAAFAIKLATDRAQPVAAP, encoded by the coding sequence ATGACCGACATGCTGGTCAGCAGTGAGGCACTGGCAGGAATCGCACTGGTGGAACTCGGCCTCGTGATCGTGCCGGGACCGAACATGATCTACCTCGTCTCCCGCTCCGTCACGCAAGGACGACGCGCCGGACTGACGTCGCTCGCCGGAGTAGGCGTCGGCTTCCTCGCCTACCTCCTCGCCGCGACCGCCGGCCTCGCGACCCTCTTCGCCCTGGTCCCCGAGATCTACCTGACGCTCAAGCTCGCCGGCGCCGCCTACCTGCTCTGGCTCGCCTGGAACGCCCTCCGCCCCGGCGGCAGCTCGGCCTTCACCCCGGAGGCACTCACCCCGGACCGCCCCCGCAAGCTCTTCGGCATGGGCCTGCTGACCTGCCTGCTCAACCCGAAGATCGCGATCCTCTACATCTCACTGCTGCCTCAGTTCGTCGACCCGTCCCGCGGCCACATCGGCACCCAGAGCCTGCTCCTCGGCCTCACCCAACTGGCCGTCGGCGTCGTCATGAACGCCGTCTTCGTCATCACCGCCGGCTCCGTCGCCACCTTCTTCACCCGCAAACCGCTGTGGTCCCGCATCCACCGCTACCTCACCGGCACCGCCCTGGCCGCCTTCGCGATCAAACTGGCCACCGACCGTGCCCAACCCGTCGCAGCTCCGTAA
- a CDS encoding VOC family protein, producing MVVAVAQLNFIVADLERSRAFYERLGVSFRARNRHGQGDAEAWVSTNTGITIVLHSTAFAAWWDETAPQPSPGGSQVDLELESAEQLDHVIAELVATNATLVKPPTDMPWGQRFAIVLDPDDHRIGLKAPAR from the coding sequence ATGGTGGTTGCTGTCGCTCAGCTCAACTTCATCGTCGCGGATCTCGAACGTAGTCGTGCGTTCTACGAGCGCCTCGGGGTGTCTTTTCGCGCCCGGAATCGGCACGGGCAGGGTGACGCTGAGGCCTGGGTGTCGACGAACACCGGTATCACCATCGTGTTGCATTCGACGGCGTTCGCTGCCTGGTGGGACGAAACCGCGCCGCAACCGTCCCCGGGTGGTTCGCAGGTGGACCTCGAACTCGAATCGGCGGAGCAACTCGACCACGTCATCGCCGAGCTGGTCGCCACCAACGCAACCCTCGTAAAGCCGCCGACCGACATGCCCTGGGGCCAGCGCTTCGCGATCGTCCTCGACCCCGACGACCACCGCATCGGCCTCAAGGCACCCGCCCGCTAA